The nucleotide window GCAAAAAATTCTCAATCGTTGATTTTGGCGCCATTTCAGGAGATAAAATTAAAATTTCCAATGCTATAAACAAGGCAATAGACAAAGCCAATAAAATAGGTGGAGGAATTGTCGTTATCCCTAAAGGGGAATGGTTAACGGGTAAAATTCATTTTAAAAGTAATGTGAATTTGCATTTGGAAAAAGGTGCTGTTTTACTTTTTTCCGAAGATCCAAAAGATTATTTGCCTGCCGTAAACAGCACTTGGGAAGGTTACGAATGTCTTAATTATTCGCCATTGGTTTATGCCTATCAATGCAAAAATATTGCTATTACTGGTGAAGGTGAATTGAAAGCCAAAATGGATGTTTGGACAGAATGGTTCAAACGCCCAAAGCCTCACATGGAAAGCCTTAAGCGATTATATTACCTTGCCTCTTATGATAAACCGATGAAAGAGAGGATGATGGTTAACGATACCGCGCATCTTCGTCCTCAATTCATTCAGTTTAATCGTTGTACCAATATTTTGATGGACGGAATTTCGATTACCAATAGCCCTTTTTGGTCAATCCATCCTTTTTTGTCCAAAGATGTTGTACTCCGAAATCTTAAAGTTTACGCGCATGGCCATAACAACGATGGTGTTGATCCGGAAATGAGCCAGAATGTATTAATCGAAAATTGTGTTTTTGACCAAGGAGATGATGCAATTGCGATAAAATCGGGTTGTGGAAAAAATGCTTGGAAATTGAATACACCATCAAAGAATATTGTCATTCGCAATTGTACGGTCAAAAATGGGCATCAATTAGTGGCAATCGGAAGTGAATTGTCTGGCGGAGTTGAAAATGTATTTATCGATAACTGCAATGTTGTTGACGGAGCAAAATTGAATCACTTATTGTTCATAAAAACCAATGAACGCAGAGGTGGATATGTAAGCAATATTTACATGAGCAATGTGACTTCAGGTAAAATTGATCAAGGAATATTAGGAATCGAAACCGATGTGTTGTATCAATGGAGGGATTTGGTTCCAACTATTGAACGCAGGTTCACTCCGATAAAAAATATACATCTCGAAAATGTAAGCGCTACCAATGTAAAGTTTATATCTAGAGTTTTGGGACAAAAAGAGCTTCCGGTAGAAAATGTATTTCTTAAAAATGTTAAAGCAACAGAAATTAAAGAGAAGGACAATATTCATGAAAATCTCTTGAATTTTGTAAATAATTAAAAAAGAATAACGTCAAAAAAGAATAGTCAAGATTTCTATTTTTTTAATTTGTAAATAACAAAAAGATGTCTTCAACAAAAATAGTAGAACACAGTGAAGCTGCCGCTCGTTTTAACAAGGATGGGAAACGGGTAGATTGGCATGATGAAACACTTTGGTTCGTTCGGGAGAAACGTGATAAAGCAGCTCATCAAATTCCGGATTGGGAATTACTGAGAGAAACAGCGTCTAAGATTAAGAATAATGTTCTTTCGAATATTCATGATTATCTGGTGGAATTTGAAGAGAACGCTCTTAAAAATGGTGTTATCGTTCATTGGGCTGCCGACGGAAAAGAACACAATGAAATTGTACATTCTATAATTGCAAAGCATGGTGTTAAGCAGATGGTTAAATCCAAATCGATGCTTACCGAAGAATGTCATCTGAATGAATATTTAACCGAAAAAGGGATTGATGTAATCGATACCGATTTGGGAGAACGTATTGTTCAACTTAGAAATGAACCGCCCAGCCATATTGTTTTACCCGCTATTCACCTTAAAAAAGAAGATGTAAGCGAAACTTTTCACGAGCATTTAGGAACAGAGAAAGGGAACAACAATCCGCAATATTTAACCGAAGCCGCAAGATTGCACCTGAGGGATACTTTTTTAACGAGGAAAGTGGCTTTAACAGGGGTGAATTTTGCTGTTGCAGAAACCGGTGAGTTTGTGGTTTGTACCAATGAAGGAAATGCTGATATGGGAGCTCATCTTGCCGATGTGCATATCGCTTGTATGGGATTTGAAAAATTGATTCCGCAGCGCAAACATCTTGGTGTTTTTCTTAGATTATTAGCTAGAAGTGCTACAGGACAACCAATAACCACTTTTTCCAGTCATTTTAAAAAGCCGAGAGAAGGGCAGGAAATGCACATTGTTATTGTGGATAACGGCAGAACAACACAATTGGGAAGAGAAGATTTCAGGAATTCTTTGAAATGTATCCGTTGTGGAGCCTGTATGAATACTTGTCCGGTTTATAGACGCAGTGGTGGACATAGTTACCATAACGCGGTTGCAGGTCCTATTGGTTCTATTTTGGCTCCTAATTTGGATATGAGCAAAAATGCCGATTTACCGTTTGCAAGTACGCTTTGTGGTTCTTGTACCAATGTATGTCCTGTAAAAATTGATATCCATGATCAATTGTACAAATGGCGACAGGTGTTGGTAAAAGAAGGGCATACCCCAACAGCAAAAACAATTGCCATGAATACAATGGCAACCGTTTTGGCAAGTCCTACCGTATTTAATTTGGCAGGTAAAATGGGGAAATTTGTAATGAAAAATGCACCTATCATGGTTAATAATGGTTTAAACAAATGGTATGATAACAGGGAAATGCCCGAAGTACCGGAAGAATCATTTAGAGATTGGTATAAGAAAAATTCAAGAGAATCAAAAGGGAAAAACAATGAGTAGTAAAGTTGAAATATTACGAAAAGTAAAGCAAAATCAGCCAGCATTTGTTAGTGAATTGCCAGATTTGAATGTTTTGGGTTCTGAAAGTTTTGACATACTCGAAAAATATAAAACGGTTTTAAAGGGTATTGGTGGTGATTTTGTTGAAGTCAGAGATTATCACGATATAATTGACTTTGTAAAGAAAAATTACGCCGTAGATAAAAGAATAATCACGACTATACCGGAACTGTCCGAAATTGCAAAGACAGATTGGTTGGATGTCGATCCACATTCTTTGGAAGATGTAGAATTGACTTTGGTTAAGGCACATTTTGGCGTTGCCGAAAATTCGGCACTTTGGGTAACCGACGCTATTTTGGGTCAAAGAGTTTCAGCGTTTATACCACAATATTTGGCTATTGTCGTAAATAAGCATAATATTGTAGCTACTATGCATCAAGCTTATGATCGGATAGGTAGTCAAGAATATGGTTTTGGAACTTTTATTGCCGGGCCATCAAAAACTGCTGACATCGAACAATCCCTTGTATTGGGGGCACATGGAGCGCGAGGTTTAGTAGTATTTTTAATGGAATAGACAAAAAAAACTAAAACTACAAATTTGAAGATCGATTTTACACTAGAAAAAAAAGTTATTGTTGTCACTGGAGCAACAGGAATAATAGGAGGAGCCTTTGTGGAGGCAATTGCCGCAGCCGGCGGAATAGTATGTCTATTGGGCCGAAATGAAAAAGTAGCCAATGAACGAGTTAATTTAATCAACGAACAAGGAGGAGAAGCCATTGCTTTGATAGCTGATGTGACGAATGAGGCCGATTTGGTTAAAGCCCGTGATTTGGTTCTTGACAAATATGGAAGAATTGACGGATTGGTAAATGCAGCAGGAGGAAATATCCCAGATGCTGTTATTCAGCCGGAACAGGATGTTTTTCAATTGAATATGGAAGCTTTACAACAGGTGATGAACTTGAATTTA belongs to Flavobacterium aquiphilum and includes:
- a CDS encoding glycoside hydrolase family 28 protein, producing the protein MIKKTTIGLVFFLSVIFLSFKKNQASVPLTEVIVKAPFEMPAIKIPEFSNCKKFSIVDFGAISGDKIKISNAINKAIDKANKIGGGIVVIPKGEWLTGKIHFKSNVNLHLEKGAVLLFSEDPKDYLPAVNSTWEGYECLNYSPLVYAYQCKNIAITGEGELKAKMDVWTEWFKRPKPHMESLKRLYYLASYDKPMKERMMVNDTAHLRPQFIQFNRCTNILMDGISITNSPFWSIHPFLSKDVVLRNLKVYAHGHNNDGVDPEMSQNVLIENCVFDQGDDAIAIKSGCGKNAWKLNTPSKNIVIRNCTVKNGHQLVAIGSELSGGVENVFIDNCNVVDGAKLNHLLFIKTNERRGGYVSNIYMSNVTSGKIDQGILGIETDVLYQWRDLVPTIERRFTPIKNIHLENVSATNVKFISRVLGQKELPVENVFLKNVKATEIKEKDNIHENLLNFVNN
- a CDS encoding LutC/YkgG family protein — its product is MSSKVEILRKVKQNQPAFVSELPDLNVLGSESFDILEKYKTVLKGIGGDFVEVRDYHDIIDFVKKNYAVDKRIITTIPELSEIAKTDWLDVDPHSLEDVELTLVKAHFGVAENSALWVTDAILGQRVSAFIPQYLAIVVNKHNIVATMHQAYDRIGSQEYGFGTFIAGPSKTADIEQSLVLGAHGARGLVVFLME
- a CDS encoding lactate utilization protein B — encoded protein: MSSTKIVEHSEAAARFNKDGKRVDWHDETLWFVREKRDKAAHQIPDWELLRETASKIKNNVLSNIHDYLVEFEENALKNGVIVHWAADGKEHNEIVHSIIAKHGVKQMVKSKSMLTEECHLNEYLTEKGIDVIDTDLGERIVQLRNEPPSHIVLPAIHLKKEDVSETFHEHLGTEKGNNNPQYLTEAARLHLRDTFLTRKVALTGVNFAVAETGEFVVCTNEGNADMGAHLADVHIACMGFEKLIPQRKHLGVFLRLLARSATGQPITTFSSHFKKPREGQEMHIVIVDNGRTTQLGREDFRNSLKCIRCGACMNTCPVYRRSGGHSYHNAVAGPIGSILAPNLDMSKNADLPFASTLCGSCTNVCPVKIDIHDQLYKWRQVLVKEGHTPTAKTIAMNTMATVLASPTVFNLAGKMGKFVMKNAPIMVNNGLNKWYDNREMPEVPEESFRDWYKKNSRESKGKNNE